The DNA region TGTTTTGTTCTCAtgctatgtatatatacatctgatctgatatgatgtggtgtggtgtcatgttttcatgattatttatttgttcattttgctgCGGCTGCGACTTTAAGGTACAGTATTCacacacatgatatgatatgatttgatataggataggataggatatatcatattatatttatatatatgcaatGAGAAAGACCAGCTCTCTTGGGAAAATGAGGGTGGTCCTGAAAAGGACCTTGATGTGATGTATGTGCCGGGGTGCTGCTGAACTTAAGCACGCTCTCCTCGGATACGACGGGCCAGCTGGATGTCCTTGGGCATGATGGTCACACGCTTGGCGTGGATGGCACACAGGTTGGTGTCCTCGAACAGACCGACCAGGTAGGCCTCGCTGGCTTCCTGCAGGGCCATGACGGCAGAGCTCTGGAAACGCAGGTCAGTCTTGAAGTCCTGAGCGATCTCACGGACCAGACGCTGGAAGGGCAGCTTGCGGATCAGCAGCTCAGTGCTCTTCTGGTAACGACGGATCTCACGAAGAGCCACTGTACCGGGCCTGTAACGGTGAGGTTTCTTCACACCTCCCGTGGCAGGGGCGCTCTTGCGTGCAGCCTTGGTGGCCAGCTGCTTGCGGGGAGCTTTCCCTCCGGTCGACTTACGGGCTGTCTGCTTGGTACGGGCCATTTTCTTTGTTCGTGTCTTTCAGCGAGAGAGACGGTGAATCCGACTCGCCGCCGCGAGGCCCTTATATACCGGGCAGCGGGGCCAGTGCAAGTCGAGCGGTGGCGGTGGTGAACCAACCAATCGTCGCCAAGCTTACGTCTCTTCATGGCCAATGAAATCTGCCCCACAGGGCAGTACTGGTACTGCTGCGACTGACACAGTAACTGACGAccaagtctgtgtgtgtcggtgtgtgtgtgtgtgtgtgtgtgcgtgtgtgtgtgattgcactgactgactgactgactgactgactgaaaccgcaCAGACAGATAATTATATCTGACCTAGATATATCTGACCTAGATATCCTGAGGCAATGGTGCTGacgaccaagtgtgtgtgtgtgtctgtgtctgtgtgttgcgtgtgtgtgcatgtgtgtgtgtgtacatgtgtatacgtatgtgtgtgtgtgtgtgtgtgtgtgtgtgattgcactgactgacacagtgacggtactgactgagacacagagagagtgtgtgtgttgtgtgtgtgtgtgtgtgtgtgtgattgcactgactgacacagtgacggtactgactgagagagagagagagtgtgtgtgtgtgtggttacgtgcgtgtgcatgtgtgtgtgtgtgtacatgtgtatacgtatctgtgtgtgtgtgtgtatgtgattgcactgactgacacagtgacggtactgactgagagagagagtgtgtgtgttgtgtgtgtgtgtgtgtggttacgtgcgtgtgtgtgtgtgtgtgtgtgtacatgtgtatacgtatctgtgtgtgtgtgtgattgcactgactgacacagtgactgtactgactgagagagagagagtgtgtgtgtgtgtg from Babylonia areolata isolate BAREFJ2019XMU chromosome 12, ASM4173473v1, whole genome shotgun sequence includes:
- the LOC143287970 gene encoding histone H3, whose protein sequence is MARTKQTARKSTGGKAPRKQLATKAARKSAPATGGVKKPHRYRPGTVALREIRRYQKSTELLIRKLPFQRLVREIAQDFKTDLRFQSSAVMALQEASEAYLVGLFEDTNLCAIHAKRVTIMPKDIQLARRIRGERA